AAAGCCTCAACGCGtcttcttaataataataataataataatgataataataataataaagaagcgGAGTTTAGTAGTACTTCGGCAGTAGTAGGAGGAGGTGGAGAGAGATCGAAACCCTTACCTGAGCGCTACGTGAACCCCGATCTCCGCCACAGCCGACTCGCCGCCACCCGATCGGGAccgatggaggaagaggagggctgGCTTTCGCCGACGTCAGACGCGTCCTCCAGCTGGAAATTCCGCGCCGACGTCTCCGTCGCTTCCCTCCACGACCTCTGCGGCGGGGAGGGCGTCGAGTGGTGCACGCCCGCAAGGATCGGGGATGGATTCCCGCCGACGTTCAATCTACCGGCGACAATGGAGGAGGAAGGACAGACGAATCTCCAGCCCGAACCGGGATCCGGTAACGCAACGGCGGCAGTGGCGTCGAGCTTGAGCGAGGAGCCCCCCGGCATGAGGGCTGCAGAGAAAGCGTGAGTCGCTCCGTCTCGTAGCCGTATCGccgtctccctcttccctcttcccccaCTCCCTCTCCGGCGAGTGGCAGAGTCGTGATAAGACCTCCCTCCGGGGGCGAATTCAGCGACGGAAGGAATCGAAGGCCAGCAGATTCGCCCCCCTTTTCGGTTTTTAGGGTCCGTTTCAGACGATGAAAAGGAGGCAGCGGAGTGACGGTGAGGGGCAATCGCGTAAATAGATGCGACTATGCGGGGGTACGATGGGGAGCGAGCGCAGCCGCCCCCCGCGGCGGGAATTCCGTGTTACGcgcttttcttttatatatatattattatattaatctaTTTCAGCATCACTCGACAagtaataaaaaaacaaaaaaaattattattgatgGTATGATAATTGAATTATATTTATGGAAAATTATAAAGACAATCAATTGTTAATGCCAATTTTGTTTAATTTCtatttaaaacataaaaaatgtTGTGTTTTTGTAAGAAACTCTATTTTGGTCATTTTGCTTTATcatttgatcttgatttctctcTCTAACTTATATGTGAAACATTCTAATGATCCCTCCGATCATGACATAACTTTGATCATTTTCTCTGTTCCGATTAGTTGACATAGCAAGTAAAGAGATGAATTTTTGAGATCTTAAGCCCAACCAATCGCACAATTTGTGGATTTCATGTAGTTAATAAACTCTTGTTGACTGCTTCTTATTTCATCAGTATATGTTACATTTCATGGCTGCTTATTGAGAAAGTATTATTCCATTAGAATGAACAGTTGTCTTCCTTTGCTGTTCTCTTATTTCATACATAGATTTGTGTTTGCAAATGGCTATTTCCTTTCATCTTCTCCCCTGTTTGATCATGATTGCCATTAAAGCTTGTACAACTTCTTGTTATTTGATGTGTTCAGTCACTCTATGCCATGTATCCTATATTTTGACTCTATCCATAAAGCAAAGATTTATAGGCAGTAAAGTATACTGTATGTCTCTCCTTTGTCTGACAAATACCTTTTCCTCTTAAAAATATAATCTGATTGTACAAATGGCCAATTTTCATTCTTGAATTATATCGTTTCATCGATTCTTCTGCTGAAATTTACTTGATTGAACAGTAAGAGAAGACAGTCTTTTGACAATTGTCTTTTGCAGTTCTTGGATGTATTGTTAGAATTTAATTGCTCTTTCTAGTGATCATTTCATGATTCTACTTTTATGACTAGTGAAAGCTAATAAGGTATTTACATTCGAGAAACCATGTTAGATTTCCTCACTAGTTTGGATTTCAAAGATAAGGTGTTGGACTCGATTTGGCTGCAGGAATACAGGTGCCAAGAGTGGACAAAAGAGAACTCGCCAACCCAGGTTTGCATTCATGACCAAAAGTGAGATCGAGCAACTGGAAGATGGCTATCGATGGAGAAAATATGGGCAAAAAGCTGTCAAGAACAGCCCATTTCCGAGGTAAGTCGATTTCTTTCTCTTATGGTTATGTAAACATTCTCTTATGCAATTTAATGTTCTTATTCTTCGTCCCAAATCACCGTAACTTTCATCCAAATGTTCGTTTTTGCATCTAACAGTGGTTAATATGACCAGCTAATATAACATTCAACATCGTATGATTATGCATGAAATGTTATGTTGGTCGCAAATGATTACTCTTATTTTCTCGTTGAATGTATGTGATTATGCATCCACAGTGCATTCCGGACTTGTCTAAACGAGGATGAAAGCATCAGAACTCGGCTGATGACTGCCTCTCATCATTCTTGCAGGAGCTACTACCGCTGCACGAACAGCAAGTGCACCGTCAAGAAGAGAGTCGAGCGCTCTTCACACGACCCCAGCATCGTGATCACCACATACGAAGGCCAACACTGTCACCACACCATCTCCTTCCCTAGCGGCAGCATACACCCTCGCGACACAAGGTCGACATCTGATCGGCTTGCCTTGTCTTCACCACAGCGACATGTGCACCTTCCCACGCATCCAGGCCAGCTCGTGATGTCCGATCCACGGTATGAGGATCCGATCACACCATT
Above is a genomic segment from Musa acuminata AAA Group cultivar baxijiao chromosome BXJ3-4, Cavendish_Baxijiao_AAA, whole genome shotgun sequence containing:
- the LOC135635851 gene encoding probable WRKY transcription factor 57 is translated as MEEEEGWLSPTSDASSSWKFRADVSVASLHDLCGGEGVEWCTPARIGDGFPPTFNLPATMEEEGQTNLQPEPGSGNATAAVASSLSEEPPGMRAAEKANTGAKSGQKRTRQPRFAFMTKSEIEQLEDGYRWRKYGQKAVKNSPFPRSYYRCTNSKCTVKKRVERSSHDPSIVITTYEGQHCHHTISFPSGSIHPRDTRSTSDRLALSSPQRHVHLPTHPGQLVMSDPRYEDPITPFLVERSSSAPTDEGLLDDIVPSGMRRG